From the genome of Vicia villosa cultivar HV-30 ecotype Madison, WI linkage group LG2, Vvil1.0, whole genome shotgun sequence, one region includes:
- the LOC131649973 gene encoding uncharacterized protein LOC131649973: MPPKNRKYECGNDKRRKKKKIEELVRSQAGALDKFLTKESQVSNENIDNIEVVPIENDNVDSVPIENDNVDSVPIENDNLDSMPIDEEINNDNDNLEEVNNDHNVDYDIFDPRNWDSLQPKLIDLLVMKGPKRDNSISKGPRDSLNRRFTANLYTRALANGEMFGARIKEHELGMEHVKNMTTWYEYRQRLQTFQTIDKTTQRLIEKEKVHWKNVLKRVISIVKFLGKHNLAFRGSQEKLYEDNNRNFLGLIEMLAEFHPIIQEHVRRVTTQKIHVHYLGHKIQNDLISLLGSAIKIEIIRKIKQAKYFSVILDCTPDVSHQEQMSLIIRYVDISSASVSIEESFLGFLNVNDTTGQGLFDVLQNELKELGLDLFDVRGKGYDNGSNMKGKHQGVQKRFLDINPRAFYTPCGCHSLNLALCDMANSCIKARIFFGVIQRIYTIFSNSIKRWKILKDNVKGLTPKSLSSTHWESRVESVKAIRTQMLDFREALLEVSDNDLDPKIQNEAKSLATNELRDFEFLIAIIIWFEILSAINYVSKILQEKDMLIDVAMEKIKELISYFEDYSETGFYKALVNAKEIAVELNITPTFPQRRIIKRKRQFDENLNTPIVELSEEESFRINYFLYLVDQVVVSLNKRFEQYQEYESIFGFLFTSHKLQSLDDATLKSCCSNFKRVLKHNEQSDIDGNEFFAELKLLREMLPEEIITPIDILLFSKGLDCFPNTVIAYRILLTIHVTVASAERSFSKLKLLKTYLRSTMSQERLNGLAAIAVENDILETIKYEDLVDEFASKSVRRMALFK, encoded by the exons ATGCCTCCTAAGAATAGGAAGTATGAATGTGGAAATGATAAGcgtaggaaaaagaaaaaaattgaagagtTAGTTAGATCTCAAGCGGGAGCTCTTGATAAATTTTTAACTAAAGAATcacaagtttcaaatgaaaatatTGATAATATTGAAGTTGTGCCTATTGAAAATGATAATGTTGATAGTGTGCCTATTGAAAATGATAATGTTGATAGTGTGCCTATTGAAAATGACAATCTTGATAGTATGCCCATTGATGAGGAaattaataatgataatgataatctTGAGGAAGTTAATAATGATCATAATGTTGATTATGATATATTTGATCCAAGAAATTGGGACAGTCTTCAACCTAAACTAATTGATTTATTAGTTATGAAAGGTCCTAAAAGAGATAATTCTATTTCAAAGGGTCCTAGAGATAGTTTGAATAGACGTTTTACGGCTAATTTGTATACGAGGGCTTTAGCAAATGGAGAGATGT TTGGTGCAAGAATTAAAGAGCACGAGTTAGGCATGGAACATGTTAAAAATATGACTACTTGGTATGAGTATCGTCAAAGGCTGCAAACATTTCAAACTATTGATAAAACGACTCAAAGATTAATTGAGAAAGAAAAGGTTCATtggaaaaatgttttaaaaagagTTATTTCAATAGTAAAATTTCTAGGTAAACATAATTTGGCCTTTCGTGGTTCTCAAGAGAAATTGTACGAAGATAACAACAGAAACTTTTTGGGTTTGATTGAAATGTTAGCTGAATTTCACCCAATAATCCAAGAACATGTTAGACGTGTTACAACTCAAAAAATTCATGTTCATTATCTTGGGCATAAAATACAAAATGATTTGATTTCATTGCTTGGTTCtgcaattaaaattgaaattattagAAAAATCAAACAAGCAAAGTATTTCTCTGTGATACTTGATTGTACTCCTGATGTTAGTCACCAAGAGCAGATGTCTTTGATAATAAGATATGTGGATATTTCTTCAGCTTCTGTTAGCATTGAGGAATCCTTTTTAGGATTTTTGAATGTGAATGATACAACTGGTCAAGGGCTTTTTGATGTTTTACAAAATGAATTGAAAGAGCTTGGTCTCGACCTATTTGATGTGAGAGGAAAAGGTTATGATAATGGGTCAAATATGAAAGGAAAACATCAAGGTGTACAAAAGAGATTTTTAGACATAAATCCGAGAGCCTTTTATACTCCTTGTGGTTGTCATAGTCTTAATTTGGCATTGTGTGATATGGCTAACTCTTGTATTAAAGCTAGGATTTTTTTTGGAGTTATTCAACGCATTTATACAATTTTTTCCAATTCTATTAAGAGGtggaaaattttaaaagataatgtaAAAGGGTTGACTCCAAAATCATTGTCTTCCACTCATTGGGAGAGTCGTGTAGAAAGTGTCAAAGCTATAAGAACTCAAATGTTAGATTTTAGAGAAGCTTTACTTGAAGTGTCTGATAATGATCTTGATCCTAAAATACAAAATGAAGCTAAATCATTAGCAACAAATGAGCTTcgtgattttgagtttttgatAGCTATAATTATTTGGTTTGAAATATTATCTGCAATTAATTATGTTAGCAAGATTTTACAAGAAAAGGATATGCTTATTGATGTTGCTATGGAAAAAATAAAGGAGTTGATTTCATATTTTGAGGATTATAGTGAAACAGGTTTTTATAAGGCATTGGTTAATGCTAAGGAAATTGCGGTTGAATTGAATATCACCCCTACATTTCCTCAAAGACgtattattaaaagaaaaagacaATTTGATGAGAATTTGAATACCCCAATAGTTGAGCTATCTGAAGAGGAATCTTTCAggattaattattttctttacctTGTTGATCAAGTTGTTGTTTCTCTTAATAAGAGATTTGAGCAATACCAAGAGTATGAAAGTATTTTTGGTTTCTTATTTACTTCTCACAAGTTACAATCATTGGATGATGCAACTTTAAAGTCTTGTTGTAGTAACTTTAAACGGGTATTAAAACATAATGAACAATCTGATATTGATGGGAATGAATTTTTTGCAGAGTTAAAGTTACTTAGAGAAATGTTGCCTGAAGAAATCATAACACCTattgatatattattattttcgaaAGGCTTGGATTGTTTTCCTAATACAGTTATTGCATATAGAATTTTATTGACTATTCATGTGACTGTTGCTTCTGCAGaaagaagtttttcaaaattGAAGTTGTTAAAGACTTACTTGCGATCTACCATGTCACAAGAAAGACTTAATGGATTGGCAGCAATAGCAGTTGAAAATGATATTTTGGAAACGATAAAATATGAAGACTTGGTTGATGAATTTGCTTCAAAAAGTGTTCGTAGGATGGCTCTTTTTAAGTAG